Below is a window of Jonesiaceae bacterium BS-20 DNA.
CGGCAAAGCCATTTGCCTGCAGGCAAATCATAGGAATAACAGCGTAGGAACTAACAAGACCAACACGATAATGAGCCCGCTGGTCAGGACTTTGCTTGGCACCGCCCGAGCTATCTTCCACCCGAGGACTACTCCAACCAGTTGAGGCATTCCTATGACCGCTACCATGGTCCAATCAACTGCGCCCGCAAGGAGATACCCGGTGGCACCCACCGTGGAGATAACGATCGACTGCACTTGAGCAGCCGCTAGGGCCGGCAGAACCCGCACGCCTAGTGCAATCAGAATCGGGACGGTGAGCACCGGTCCACCCACGCCCAGCAGTCCGCTTGCGCAAGCCACCAAGATACCAATGACGCCCAGGGGCCCTAGCCGCAGTTGTGGACCATCGGTTGTTACTCCCGCCCGTCTTTGTCTGAGCCAGACAAGGCCCGCAACAGCCAGAAGAAACACT
It encodes the following:
- a CDS encoding sulfite exporter TauE/SafE family protein gives rise to the protein MLTLLLMLVGLTAGIGITTVGPGGVLTTVGLVHLTTLSPAVIAGTVMTTNIANGLVGTTVYARSGHLKDHATRRLAKVLTGTAVLGTPAGVFLNTGLSNREFELILAVFLLAVAGLVWLRQRRAGVTTDGPQLRLGPLGVIGILVACASGLLGVGGPVLTVPILIALGVRVLPALAAAQVQSIVISTVGATGYLLAGAVDWTMVAVIGMPQLVGVVLGWKIARAVPSKVLTSGLIIVLVLLVPTLLFL